The following proteins come from a genomic window of Prionailurus viverrinus isolate Anna chromosome D1, UM_Priviv_1.0, whole genome shotgun sequence:
- the LOC125176870 gene encoding olfactory receptor 8K3-like: protein MEKHNLTVFNEFILMGITQRPELQAPLFGFFLIIYVISVVGNLGLIILAKVDSRLQTPMYFFLKHLALTDLGYSTTVGPKMLASFVVEENTISYHLCATQGAFYIMFIVSELFILSAMSYDRYVAICNPLLYPVIMSQRVCQVLMTILYLYSTFMALLVTIRIFSSSFCGYNVISHFYCDCLPLLSLLCSNTHEIELMILAFSVFNLMSSLLMVVVSYLLILLAIVGMNSAEGRHKAFSTCGSHLTVATVFYGTMIFMYAQPESSHSFDTDKMASIFYTLVIPMLNPMIYSLRNKDVKCAFHRIWKKL, encoded by the coding sequence ATGGAAAAACACAATCTTACAGTGTTTAATGAATTTATTCTCATGGGAATCACACAACGTCCTGAGCTGCAGGCTCCATTATTTGGGTTCTTCCTCATCATCTATGTGATCTCAGTGGTGGGCAACCTGGGCCTGATCATCCTCGCCAAGGTGGACTCCAGGCTACAAacacccatgtacttcttcctcaaaCACCTGGCTCTCACTGATCTGGGTTATTCAACAACTGTGGGACCCAAAATGTTAGCAAGTTTTGTTGTGGAAGAAAACACAATTTCCTATCATTTGTGTGCCACACAAGGAGCATTCTACATTATGTTCATCGTTAGCGAGCTTTTCATTCTGTCGGCTATGtcctatgaccgctatgtggccatctgtaaTCCTCTGCTCTATCCAGTCATCATGTCACAAAGGGTGTGTCAGGTGCTGATGACAATCCTCTATCTCTACAGCACATTTATGGCTCTACTAGTCACCATAAGGATTTTTAGTTCATCCTTCTGTGGTTACAATGTCATCAGCCATTTCTACTGTGACTGTCTTCCCTTGTTATCCTTGCTCTGCTCAAACACGCATGAAATTGAATTGATGATTTTGgctttctcagtttttaatttgatgtcCTCCCTTCTTATGGTTGTTGTGTCTTACCTGCTGATCCTACTAGCCATAGTCGGGATGAACTCAGCTGAGGGTAGGCACAAAGCCTTTTCTACATGTGGGTCCCACCTGACAGTGGCCACAGTGTTTTATGGGACTATGATATTTATGTATGCACAACCTGAGTCCAGTCATTCCTTTGACACAGATAAAATGGCATCCATATTTTACACCCTTGTTATCCCCATGTTGAATCCCATGATCTATAGTCTGAGGAACAAAGACGTAAAATGTGCTTTCCATAGGATATGGAAAAAGTTATGA
- the LOC125146861 gene encoding olfactory receptor 8K3-like, whose product MEKHNLTGLSEFILMGITDRPELQAPLFGLFLIIYMISVVGNLGMIILTQMDSRLQTPMYFFLKHLALTDLGYSTTVGPKMLVNFVVDQNTISYYFCAIQLAFFLVFIISELFILSAMSYDRYVAICHPLLYPVVMSQSVCQVLVAIPYLYSAFVSLLVTMKIFSSSFCGYNVISHFYCDSLPLISLLCSNTHEIELIILILAGFNLIFSLLIVIVSYLLILTAIVRMNSAEGRHKAFSTCGSHLTVATVFYGTLIFMYVQPESNHSFDTDKVASIFYTLVIPMLNPLIYSLRNKDVKCAVQTMWKKLCNLFS is encoded by the coding sequence ATGGAAAAACATAATCTAACAGGGCTGAGTGAATTCATTCTCATGGGAATCACAGACCGTCCTGAGCTGCAGGCTCCATTATTTGGGCTCTTCCTCATCATCTATATGATCTCAGTGGTGGGCAACCTGGGCATGATCATCCTCACCCAGATGGACTCCAGGCTACAAACacccatgtactttttcctcaAACACCTGGCTCTCACTGATCTGGGTTATTCAACAACCGTAGGACCCAAAATGCTAGTCAATTTTGTTGTGGATCAAAATACAATCTCCTATTATTTTTGTGCTATACAGCTCGCTTTCTTTCTTGTGTTCATCATTAGTGAACTTTTCATTCTGTCAGCGATGTCTTATgatcgctatgtggccatctgtcaccCTCTGCTCTACCCAGTCGTCATGTCACAAAGTGTGTGTCAGGTGCTAGTGGCAATCCCCTATCTCTACAGTGCATTTGTGTCTCTTCTAGTCACCATGAAGATTTTTAGTTCATCCTTCTGTGGCTACAATGTCATTAGTCATTTCTACTGTGACAGTCTCCCCTTGATATCTTTGCTTTGCTCAAATACACATGAAATTGAACTGATTATTCTGATCTTAGCAGgctttaatttgattttttcccttttgatagTTATTGTGTCTTACCTCCTGATCCTTACAGCCATCGTCAGGATGAACTCAGCTGAGGGTAGGCACAAGGCCTTCTCCACCTGCGGGTCTCACCTGACAGTGGCCACCGTGTTCTATGGGACTCTGATATTTATGTATGTGCAACCTGAGTCCAATCATTCCTTTGACACTGATAAAGTGGCGTCCATATTTTACACCCTTGTTATCCCCATGTTAAATCCCTTGATCTATAGCTTGAGgaacaaagatgtaaaatgtgcAGTACAAACAATGTGGAAAAAGCTATgtaatcttttttcttaa
- the LOC125146860 gene encoding olfactory receptor 8K3-like, with the protein METHNLTMLNEFILMGITDRPELQAPLFGLFLIIYMISVVGNLGMIILTQMDSRLQTPMYFFLGHLALTDLGYSTTVGPKMLVNFVVDQNTISYYFCAIQLAFFLVFIVSELFILTAMSYDRYVAICHPLLYPVIMSQRVCQVLVAILYLYSTFVSLIVTIKIFSSSFCGYNVISHFYCDSLPLISLLCSNTHETEMIILILAGFDLISSLLIVIVSYLLILVAIVRMNSAEGRHKAFSTCGSHLTVATVFYGTLIFMYVQPESSHSFDTDKVASIFYTLVIPMLNPLIYSLRNKDVKYAGQRMWKKICNFFS; encoded by the coding sequence ATGGAAACACATAATCTAACAATGCTCAATGAATTCATTCTCATGGGAATCACAGACCGTCCTGAGCTGCAGGCTCCATTATTTGGGCTCTTCCTCATCATCTATATGATCTCAGTGGTGGGCAACCTGGGCATGATCATCCTCACCCAGATGGACTCCAGGCTACAAacacccatgtacttcttccttggACACCTGGCTCTCACTGATCTGGGTTATTCAACAACTGTAGGACCCAAAATGCTAGTCAATTTTGTTGTGGATCAAAATACAATCTCCTATTATTTTTGTGCTATACAGCTcgctttctttcttgttttcattgttaGTGAACTTTTTATTCTAACAGCAATGTCCTAcgaccgctatgtggccatctgtcaccCTCTGCTCTATCCAGTCATCATGTCACAAAGGGTGTGTCAGGTGCTGGTGGCCATCCTCTATCTCTACAGCACATTTGTGTCTCTTATAGTCACCATAAAGATTTTTAGTTCGTCCTTCTGTGGCTACAATGTCATTAGTCATTTCTACTGTGACAGTCTCCCCTTGATATCTTTGCTTTGCTCAAATACACACGAAACTGAAATGATTATTCTGATTTTAGCcggttttgatttgatttcatCCCTTTTGATAGTTATTGTGTCTTACCTCCTGATCCTCGTAGCCATCGTCAGGATGAACTCAGCTGAGGGTAGGCACAAGGCCTTCTCCACCTGCGGGTCCCACCTGACAGTGGCCACAGTGTTCTATGGGACTCTGATATTTATGTATGTGCAACCTGAGTCCAGTCATTCCTTTGACACTGATAAAGTGGCGTCCATATTTTACACCCTTGTTATCCCCATGTTGAATCCCTTGATCTATAGCTTGAGGAACAAGGATGTAAAATATGCAGGacaaaggatgtggaaaaaaatatgtaattttttttcttaa